The Daucus carota subsp. sativus chromosome 9, DH1 v3.0, whole genome shotgun sequence genome window below encodes:
- the LOC108202540 gene encoding histone H3-lysine(4) N-trimethyltransferase ATX1 isoform X1: MARDSFKYVLLHEEYDATAPFFDVPAALKKGKIPEHFNFHNQCEKLEGEEGVDETRKSKRRRVTTSNMLEALEDGSDVIVGSNQWSWLTIDSEPNRFIGLECKVYWPLDNDQYYGRIIGYNPSTDRYHVKYNDGVEEHLCLSYERILFYVSSEEMQQLNLSCVQHPDVGSHDIDNMVALK; this comes from the exons ATGGCCAGAGATTCATTCAAATACGTTCTTCTCCATGAGGAATACGACGCTACTGCTCCCTTTTTTGATGTCCCTGCAGCTTTGAAGAAGGGGAAGATTCCGGAacatttcaattttcataatcaaTGTGAGAAATTGGAAGGTGAAGAAGGAGTAGATGAGACGAGGAAGAGCAAGAGGAGGAGAGTGACCACTTCTAATATGCTGGAAGCATTAGAAGATGGTTCAGATGTCATTGTTGGATCCAATCAATGGAGCTG GTTGACTATTGACAGCGAGCCAAATAGATTTATCGGTTTAGAATGCAAG GTTTATTGGCCTTTGGATAATGACCAGTACTATGGCCGCATTATTGGGTACAATCCATCGACTGACAGATATCAT GTAAAATACAATGATGGTGTTGAAGAACACCTTTGTCTGTCATATGAGAGAATCTTGTTTTATGTTTCTTCTGAAGAGATGCAACAACTTAATTtaagttgtgttcaacatccAGATGTTGGTAGCCATGATATTGATAACATGGTTGCACTGAAGTAA
- the LOC108202540 gene encoding histone-lysine N-methyltransferase ATX2 isoform X3, whose protein sequence is MARDSFKYVLLHEEYDATAPFFDVPAALKKGKIPEHFNFHNQCEKLEGEEGVDETRKSKRRRVTTSNMLEALEDGSDVIVGSNQWSWLTIDSEPNRFIGLECKVYWPLDDDWYYGRFLGYNLSTNRCR, encoded by the exons ATGGCCAGAGATTCATTCAAATACGTTCTTCTCCATGAGGAATACGACGCTACTGCTCCCTTTTTTGATGTCCCTGCAGCTTTGAAGAAGGGGAAGATTCCGGAacatttcaattttcataatcaaTGTGAGAAATTGGAAGGTGAAGAAGGAGTAGATGAGACGAGGAAGAGCAAGAGGAGGAGAGTGACCACTTCTAATATGCTGGAAGCATTAGAAGATGGTTCAGATGTCATTGTTGGATCCAATCAATGGAGCTG GTTGACTATTGACAGCGAGCCAAATAGATTTATCGGTTTAGAATGCAAG GTTTATTGGCCTTTGGATGATGACTGGTACTATGGCCGCTTTCTTGGGTACAATCTATCGACTAACAG ATGTAGATAG
- the LOC108202540 gene encoding histone-lysine N-methyltransferase ATX2 isoform X4 translates to MARDSFKYVLLHEEYDATAPFFDVPAALKKGKIPEHFNFHNQCEKLEGEEGVDETRKSKRRRVTTSNMLEALEDGSDVIVGSNQWSWLTIDSEPNRFIGLECKVYWPLDDDWYYGRFLGYNLSTNR, encoded by the exons ATGGCCAGAGATTCATTCAAATACGTTCTTCTCCATGAGGAATACGACGCTACTGCTCCCTTTTTTGATGTCCCTGCAGCTTTGAAGAAGGGGAAGATTCCGGAacatttcaattttcataatcaaTGTGAGAAATTGGAAGGTGAAGAAGGAGTAGATGAGACGAGGAAGAGCAAGAGGAGGAGAGTGACCACTTCTAATATGCTGGAAGCATTAGAAGATGGTTCAGATGTCATTGTTGGATCCAATCAATGGAGCTG GTTGACTATTGACAGCGAGCCAAATAGATTTATCGGTTTAGAATGCAAG GTTTATTGGCCTTTGGATGATGACTGGTACTATGGCCGCTTTCTTGGGTACAATCTATCGACTAACAG GTAA
- the LOC108202540 gene encoding histone-lysine N-methyltransferase ATX2 isoform X2 gives MARDSFKYVLLHEEYDATAPFFDVPAALKKGKIPEHFNFHNQCEKLEGEEGVDETRKSKRRRVTTSNMLEALEDGSDVIVGSNQWSWLTIDSEPNRFIGLECKVYWPLDDDWYYGRFLGYNLSTNRSDIM, from the exons ATGGCCAGAGATTCATTCAAATACGTTCTTCTCCATGAGGAATACGACGCTACTGCTCCCTTTTTTGATGTCCCTGCAGCTTTGAAGAAGGGGAAGATTCCGGAacatttcaattttcataatcaaTGTGAGAAATTGGAAGGTGAAGAAGGAGTAGATGAGACGAGGAAGAGCAAGAGGAGGAGAGTGACCACTTCTAATATGCTGGAAGCATTAGAAGATGGTTCAGATGTCATTGTTGGATCCAATCAATGGAGCTG GTTGACTATTGACAGCGAGCCAAATAGATTTATCGGTTTAGAATGCAAG GTTTATTGGCCTTTGGATGATGACTGGTACTATGGCCGCTTTCTTGGGTACAATCTATCGACTAACAGGTCAGATATCAT GTAA